The proteins below come from a single Xyrauchen texanus isolate HMW12.3.18 chromosome 3, RBS_HiC_50CHRs, whole genome shotgun sequence genomic window:
- the f2r gene encoding proteinase-activated receptor 1, whose translation MMKRIVVLTGLLAIVTFASVLPQNDTSYIRTFSADLRPVIGEPFDYLDVQEGSGSGSDHASKHKKDHHPAVIKKHYHISQEASQFLTGNVVTTVIPTIYTLVFIISAPLNLLALIMFVRKVRQKKPAVIYMMNLAFADLLFVLVLPFRIAYHFNGNNWIYGSGMCRLVTAAFYGNMYCSVLLLMCISIDRFMAVVYPMNSLTWRSPQSASVVCSAMWLLSIGGVMPLLISSQTIHLADLGITTCHDVLDIQHLREYYLYFFPILSSLFFFIPLIFSTVCYVRIIQALCAANVENRTKKTRAVFMAVTVFAVFVICFTPTNIILLSHYVQFAHKYNDTSYAAYLVSMCIGSISCCLDPLIYYFGSSQCQKQVLVSLKCQGIPGIERNEQFTRSTRSSNLETLKSSVSNQYRKLMA comes from the exons ATGATGAAGCGGATTGTGGTATTAACTGGACTGCTGGCAATCGTGACCTTTGCGTCTGTGCTGCCGCAAAACG ATACAAGCTATATTCGGACATTTTCAGCTGATTTGCGGCCTGTCATCGGTGAGCCCTTTGATTATCTGGATGTTCAGGAGGGCAGCGGCTCTGGTTCCGACCATGCATCCAAACACAAGAAAGATCACCACCCTGCTGTGATCAAAAAGCACTACCACATCTCTCAAGAAGCATCTCAATTCCTCACTGGCAATGTGGTGACCACTGTCATCCCAACGATATACACTTTAGTCTTCATCATAAGCGCTCCTCTAAATCTCCTGGCACTTATCATGTTTGTGCGCAAAGTGAGACAGAAGAAACCGGCGGTGATTTATATGATGAATCTGGCCTTCGCTGACCTCCTCTTTGTGCTCGTACTCCCGTTTAGGATAGCCTACCATTTCAATGGAAATAACTGGATATACGGGTCTGGGATGTGTCGTTTGGTCACGGCTGCTTTTTATGGCAATATGTATTGCTCTGTGCTGCTGCTGATGTGCATTAGTATAGATCGGTTTATGGCTGTTGTCTACCCGATGAATTCACTCACCTGGCGCAGTCCTCAAAGCGCATCCGTCGTGTGCAGCGCCATGTGGCTTTTGTCCATCGGCGGTGTGATGCCTTTGCTGATCTCTAGTCAGACCATTCACCTAGCAGACTTGGGCATAACCACCTGTCACGACGTCCTTGACATTCAGCACCTCCGCGAGTATTACCTGTACTTCTTCCCTATCCTCTCTTCACTTTTCTTCTTCATCCCGCTCATTTTTAGCACCGTCTGCTACGTGCGCATCATCCAAGCCTTGTGTGCAGCCAACGTGGAAAACCGTACGAAAAAAACACGGGCTGTCTTCATGGCTGTCACGGTCTTTGCTGTTTTTGTCATATGCTTCACCCCCACTAACATCATCTTGTTGTCACATTATGTGCAGTTTGCTCACAAGTACAATGACACGTCCTACGCTGCTTATCTGGTCTCCATGTGCATTGGGAGCATCAGCTGCTGTTTGGACCCCCTCATCTACTACTTTGGGTCATCACAGTGCCAAAAGCAGGTTCTTGTTTCTCTGAAGTGTCAGGGGATACCAGGCATTGAGAGGAATGAACAGTTTACCAGAAGCACCAGGTCAAGCAATTTGGAGACCTTAAAAAGCAGCGTGAGTAACCAGTACAGGAAGCTGATGGCATGA